In the Palaeococcus pacificus DY20341 genome, one interval contains:
- a CDS encoding BMP family lipoprotein: MRKSIVGMFLIGLMAFAVVASGCIGGGEEKTQGKIAVVYDVGGRGDLSFNDMAYLGASKAAKDFNLELKEMQSNSESDYLTNLRTLAKSGEYDLIIAVGFMMTDAVSQVADEYPDQKFAIVDGFIPDKPNVMAILFKENEGSALIGALAGLIAANDGKDKVGAVLGIEIPVLYKFEGGYRFGIDWAEDYYKQKTGNDVNIDLLYTYTGSFTDPAKGKAAAQAQLQQGAWVIYQIAGAVGLGVFEAVGEYLESQGKEFGPPFAVGVDSAQDWIKPGVIIASMTKRVDVGVYKAVESVVNGNFQGGIVELGLKEGGVGVSSIEDVKEMFNSLPEETQQQKLQEMGFNSADELFAKLEETRKQVPDWIWDAVKELEEKIKNGEVKVPMATTTDQIEAIRNAKTWQEMQDLAEQWESS, encoded by the coding sequence ATGAGGAAGTCAATAGTGGGAATGTTTTTAATCGGCCTAATGGCATTTGCTGTAGTGGCAAGCGGCTGTATCGGAGGAGGAGAGGAGAAGACCCAAGGTAAGATTGCCGTTGTCTACGACGTTGGTGGAAGGGGTGACTTGAGCTTCAACGATATGGCATACCTTGGTGCTTCAAAAGCAGCTAAGGACTTTAACTTGGAGCTCAAGGAAATGCAGAGCAACAGTGAGTCTGACTACTTGACAAACTTGAGGACGCTCGCAAAGAGCGGTGAGTACGACCTCATCATAGCTGTCGGTTTCATGATGACCGATGCTGTTAGCCAAGTTGCCGATGAATACCCAGACCAAAAGTTCGCAATTGTTGATGGATTCATTCCAGACAAGCCAAACGTTATGGCGATACTCTTTAAGGAAAACGAGGGTTCTGCTCTAATCGGCGCTTTGGCAGGTTTAATCGCGGCAAACGATGGAAAGGATAAAGTAGGAGCTGTTCTTGGTATTGAAATTCCAGTTCTCTATAAGTTCGAGGGTGGATATAGATTTGGTATCGATTGGGCTGAGGACTACTACAAGCAGAAGACTGGAAACGACGTTAACATTGACCTCCTCTATACGTACACCGGCTCATTCACAGACCCTGCAAAGGGTAAGGCTGCTGCTCAAGCCCAACTCCAACAGGGTGCATGGGTTATCTACCAAATAGCCGGTGCTGTTGGTCTTGGAGTCTTTGAAGCTGTTGGTGAATATCTCGAAAGCCAAGGAAAAGAATTCGGCCCACCATTTGCCGTTGGTGTTGATTCAGCACAAGACTGGATTAAGCCAGGTGTTATAATTGCAAGCATGACCAAGAGAGTTGATGTTGGTGTTTACAAGGCCGTTGAGAGCGTAGTTAACGGCAACTTCCAAGGTGGAATAGTCGAACTCGGCCTCAAAGAAGGCGGTGTTGGAGTGAGCAGCATTGAGGATGTTAAAGAGATGTTTAACTCACTACCAGAGGAGACTCAACAGCAGAAACTCCAAGAAATGGGCTTCAACAGTGCTGATGAGCTCTTTGCCAAGCTTGAGGAGACAAGGAAGCAGGTTCCAGACTGGATCTGGGACGCTGTTAAAGAGCTCGAGGAGAAGATCAAGAACGGCGAGGTTAAGGTTCCAATGGCCACCACTACAGACCAAATTGAGGCCATTAGGAACGCCAAGACCTGGCAAGAAATGCAAGACCTTGCAGAGCAATGGGAAAGCAGCTGA
- the thiD gene encoding bifunctional hydroxymethylpyrimidine kinase/phosphomethylpyrimidine kinase, with the protein MEVALTIAGSDSGGGAGIQADLKTFAAFGVHGTSAITAVTAQNTLRVLSIFPLPPIEVYNQIRAVLDDFHVGAIKTGMLADEGIIKAVSLALKDVKVPLVVDPIIESTSGAKLLSDDDIELLKKEIIPKAFLVTPNIREAEVLSGLSIKSVEDMREAAVYIVKELKARAVLIKGGHLKGARAVDVLYYKGGVKFYSHPFVRGCTHGTGCALSAAITANLAKGKPLDEAITVSKEFISIAIKYASKVGKGECPVDPIAWLHLRRI; encoded by the coding sequence GTGGAGGTTGCATTAACAATAGCTGGGAGCGACAGCGGAGGAGGTGCGGGGATACAAGCCGATTTAAAGACCTTCGCCGCTTTTGGTGTGCACGGTACAAGTGCCATAACTGCTGTAACGGCCCAAAACACCTTGAGAGTTCTTTCTATTTTTCCTCTTCCTCCGATAGAGGTTTACAATCAGATCAGGGCTGTTTTGGATGACTTTCATGTTGGAGCAATTAAAACAGGAATGCTGGCCGATGAAGGCATAATTAAAGCTGTCTCTCTGGCGCTTAAGGACGTTAAAGTTCCTTTAGTTGTGGATCCAATTATAGAATCCACGAGTGGGGCTAAACTCTTAAGTGATGACGACATTGAGCTCCTCAAAAAGGAAATAATCCCAAAGGCATTCCTGGTGACACCCAACATTAGAGAGGCAGAGGTTTTGAGCGGTTTGTCTATAAAAAGTGTTGAAGATATGAGGGAAGCTGCTGTTTATATTGTGAAGGAGTTAAAGGCTAGGGCAGTACTGATAAAGGGTGGACACCTCAAAGGGGCCCGAGCGGTGGATGTGCTCTATTATAAAGGAGGAGTTAAGTTCTATTCACACCCTTTTGTGAGGGGTTGCACTCATGGGACTGGCTGTGCACTGTCCGCGGCGATAACAGCAAACTTGGCTAAAGGAAAGCCCTTGGATGAAGCCATTACCGTATCAAAGGAGTTCATAAGCATTGCCATAAAGTATGCTTCAAAGGTTGGAAAAGGGGAGTGCCCCGTGGATCCAATTGCTTGGCTTCATTTACGACGCATATAG
- the thiE gene encoding thiamine phosphate synthase has product MNLKKRLRLYVITDRRFKDEVSSVREALEGGATAIQLRIKNAPTREMIEVGKKIRELTREYNALFFVNDRLDVALAVNADGVHVGQEDMPVEIVKEIAPNLIVGVSASNLREAIEAEKGGADYIGAGSVFPTKSKEDARFLGLEGLKEMIESIKIPIVAIGGINHENVGEVLKLGVDGVAVISAIIGAPDVKKATQEMKTIINEVLGE; this is encoded by the coding sequence TTGAACCTTAAAAAGAGACTTAGGCTCTATGTTATAACTGACAGAAGGTTTAAGGACGAGGTAAGCAGTGTACGGGAAGCATTGGAAGGTGGAGCAACAGCAATACAGCTTAGAATTAAGAATGCTCCAACGAGAGAAATGATTGAGGTTGGAAAGAAAATCAGGGAGCTAACGAGGGAATACAATGCTTTGTTCTTCGTTAATGACCGCTTAGATGTTGCACTGGCAGTTAATGCCGATGGCGTTCACGTAGGGCAGGAGGACATGCCCGTTGAGATTGTTAAGGAGATAGCTCCAAACTTAATCGTCGGCGTATCTGCCTCGAACCTTAGAGAAGCTATTGAAGCTGAAAAAGGAGGAGCGGACTACATAGGAGCCGGAAGTGTTTTTCCAACGAAGAGTAAAGAGGATGCACGGTTTTTAGGGCTCGAAGGACTTAAGGAGATGATTGAGAGCATTAAAATTCCCATTGTGGCTATTGGGGGCATAAATCATGAAAACGTTGGGGAAGTGCTAAAGCTCGGCGTCGATGGAGTGGCGGTAATCTCCGCCATAATAGGTGCCCCAGACGTGAAAAAAGCCACCCAAGAGATGAAGACGATTATAAATGAAGTTTTGGGTGAGTAG
- a CDS encoding iron-containing alcohol dehydrogenase produces MQFFSLKTRIILGEGSLSYIKSVSKRHERVLIFASKSMRVHGFLNEAMNYVEDAGANVDVIERIPAEPTYEHVESVLPRVREYKPDLLIALGGGSVIDVVKAIKVFYDAPELRFEDVAFLDRFTKPPKVIPKLKTPLVAIPSTSGAGSEVSAASVLKKGDAKYNLVSFEIAPEFAILDPRLPRTMPKEVARNSGLDVLVHAIEAYTTNVTTPFSDAFAIKAVKAVFKWLPLSVKGDEKAREEMHYAATMAGIAFLNARLGLCHSLSHKAAWIGPHGLLNAIFLPYVMEFNMRSDYARKRYAEIAKELGFNTPQELIEVVKELNEMLDVPTLSKLVSEEEFNEKLDEMSKKAYGDPLINFNPVEPSVEEIKELYKKVFYE; encoded by the coding sequence ATGCAGTTCTTCAGCTTGAAGACCCGCATAATTCTTGGAGAAGGGAGCTTGAGCTATATTAAGAGCGTTTCAAAGAGACATGAAAGGGTTTTAATCTTTGCAAGCAAGTCAATGAGAGTCCATGGATTTCTCAACGAGGCAATGAACTACGTTGAAGACGCAGGAGCAAACGTTGATGTCATAGAGCGTATTCCTGCAGAGCCCACCTATGAGCATGTAGAGAGCGTTCTCCCCAGGGTGAGGGAATATAAGCCCGATCTTTTAATTGCACTCGGCGGTGGAAGCGTTATAGATGTGGTAAAAGCTATCAAAGTCTTTTATGATGCTCCGGAGCTCAGGTTTGAGGATGTGGCTTTCCTTGACCGCTTTACAAAACCCCCGAAGGTTATCCCTAAGCTTAAAACGCCTCTAGTGGCAATTCCATCTACAAGCGGCGCTGGAAGTGAGGTTTCAGCCGCTTCAGTGCTTAAGAAAGGCGATGCGAAGTACAATCTTGTCTCATTTGAAATTGCACCGGAGTTCGCTATCCTTGACCCCCGCCTTCCGAGGACAATGCCCAAAGAAGTTGCGAGGAATTCCGGGCTTGATGTTCTCGTTCACGCGATTGAGGCCTACACTACCAATGTGACAACACCTTTCAGCGATGCCTTTGCTATTAAAGCGGTAAAGGCCGTTTTCAAGTGGCTCCCACTTTCTGTTAAAGGCGATGAGAAAGCAAGAGAAGAGATGCACTACGCAGCAACTATGGCGGGAATAGCTTTCTTAAACGCTCGTCTTGGCCTCTGTCACAGCTTGAGTCACAAAGCCGCTTGGATTGGTCCACATGGCTTGCTCAATGCTATATTCCTCCCATACGTGATGGAGTTCAACATGAGGAGCGACTATGCAAGGAAGCGCTATGCCGAGATTGCCAAAGAGCTTGGCTTCAATACTCCCCAGGAGCTAATTGAAGTTGTTAAAGAACTCAACGAGATGCTCGATGTCCCAACGTTAAGCAAACTTGTAAGTGAGGAGGAGTTCAATGAAAAGCTTGACGAGATGAGCAAAAAGGCCTACGGAGATCCTTTAATAAACTTCAATCCAGTTGAGCCGAGCGTGGAAGAGATTAAAGAGCTCTACAAGAAGGTGTTTTATGAATAG
- the thiM gene encoding hydroxyethylthiazole kinase, whose amino-acid sequence MSEEWIVQSLEKLREKKPLVQNITNFVVMNTTANALLAIGASPVMAHAVDEIEDMLKIADALVVNIGTLDEHWIASMEKAVRIAKEMKKPIVLDPVGAGATRLRTKTSLDLLDIGTTILRGNFGEIKALLGEHGKTRGVDSAGYDAGEAKNLALEASKEFNTVVAVTGPIDYVSDGKRVYAVENGHPMLGRVTGTGCMATSIMGAFVAVEEPLRAAVSALVAFEVAAEKAYEESPYPGSFHIKLYDWLYRIDGEIIKERAKVREVEP is encoded by the coding sequence ATGAGTGAGGAGTGGATAGTCCAAAGCTTGGAGAAGCTTAGGGAAAAGAAGCCCCTTGTTCAAAATATTACCAATTTTGTAGTGATGAACACCACCGCGAATGCACTCTTGGCGATAGGTGCTTCACCTGTTATGGCACATGCAGTAGATGAGATTGAGGACATGCTTAAAATAGCCGACGCTCTCGTCGTTAATATTGGGACGCTTGATGAGCACTGGATTGCTTCAATGGAAAAAGCTGTGAGGATAGCGAAGGAGATGAAAAAACCAATAGTTTTAGACCCCGTCGGAGCAGGAGCAACGAGGCTTAGGACTAAAACCTCACTTGACCTGCTTGATATCGGCACAACAATTCTAAGAGGAAACTTTGGAGAGATTAAAGCTCTTTTAGGGGAGCATGGGAAGACGAGAGGAGTCGACAGCGCGGGCTATGATGCAGGTGAGGCAAAGAACTTAGCTTTGGAGGCATCTAAAGAGTTCAATACAGTTGTCGCAGTCACGGGTCCTATTGACTATGTAAGCGATGGAAAGAGGGTTTATGCCGTTGAGAACGGCCATCCAATGTTGGGAAGGGTTACCGGGACAGGATGTATGGCAACATCAATTATGGGCGCTTTTGTTGCGGTGGAAGAGCCTTTAAGGGCTGCTGTGAGTGCGTTAGTTGCTTTTGAAGTTGCTGCTGAAAAAGCGTATGAGGAATCTCCTTATCCCGGAAGCTTCCACATTAAGCTCTACGACTGGTTGTACAGGATTGATGGGGAGATAATAAAAGAGAGAGCAAAGGTGAGAGAAGTTGAACCTTAA
- a CDS encoding ABC transporter ATP-binding protein: protein MEEVPIIDMKGIVKVYSDGTRALKGVDFSVKKGEIHGLLGENGAGKSTLMKILSGMIHPTEGAIYINGREVKFKSPADALANGIGMVHQHFTLVEVFDGLHNIILGMEGHGPFSKIDVKKAKEKLQKLMDELNFQVPLDVPVENLPVGVQQRIEILKTLYREVDVLILDEPTAVLTPIEVKELFGVLRKLKSQGKTIIFISHKLKEVMELTDRVTVLRKGELIGTVNTSETSPKELARMMVGRDVVLRIEKPPKEAGEPVLRVENLWVKGDRGEDAIKGLSFEVRAGEIFGIAGVEGNGQTELIEAISGLRKVEKGKIFLNGKDITNRSPRELYDLGMAHIPEDRIRLGLVVDMSVTENSILGLHWREKFRGPLSSIKWSKVREHAKALVEKFEVSVPSLEAPAKSLSGGNQQKLIVAREVSKEPEFILASQPTRGVDVASTEYIRNYLVKLRNENKAVLLVSADLDEVTQLSDRMAIIYEGEFVDIVKPEKVTEEQIGLMMGGVKA from the coding sequence ATGGAAGAGGTACCAATAATAGATATGAAAGGTATCGTTAAGGTATACTCTGACGGCACTAGAGCTCTAAAAGGAGTAGATTTTTCGGTTAAAAAAGGTGAGATTCACGGTCTTTTAGGTGAGAATGGAGCTGGGAAGAGTACGTTAATGAAAATCCTTTCTGGAATGATTCATCCTACTGAGGGTGCGATTTATATCAACGGCAGGGAGGTTAAGTTTAAAAGTCCTGCTGACGCTTTGGCTAATGGTATTGGAATGGTTCACCAACATTTCACGCTCGTTGAGGTTTTTGATGGACTTCACAACATTATATTGGGAATGGAGGGACACGGTCCATTTTCCAAAATAGATGTTAAGAAAGCGAAAGAAAAGCTTCAAAAGCTTATGGATGAGCTCAACTTCCAAGTGCCTCTTGATGTTCCTGTCGAGAACCTCCCTGTGGGAGTTCAACAGAGGATTGAGATTTTGAAGACCCTTTATAGAGAGGTAGATGTCTTAATTTTGGACGAGCCGACTGCTGTGCTCACCCCTATTGAGGTTAAAGAGCTGTTTGGAGTTCTTAGGAAGCTTAAATCCCAAGGTAAAACGATTATTTTCATAAGCCATAAGCTCAAAGAGGTTATGGAATTAACGGACAGAGTAACCGTCCTTAGAAAAGGAGAGCTGATAGGCACAGTGAATACAAGCGAAACTTCTCCAAAGGAGCTTGCTAGAATGATGGTTGGTAGAGATGTTGTTCTTAGGATAGAGAAGCCTCCAAAAGAAGCTGGAGAGCCCGTCCTAAGAGTCGAAAACCTCTGGGTAAAGGGAGATAGGGGAGAAGATGCTATCAAAGGCCTGAGCTTTGAGGTCAGAGCAGGGGAGATATTTGGTATAGCTGGTGTTGAGGGTAATGGACAAACAGAGCTAATAGAGGCCATAAGCGGACTAAGGAAGGTTGAAAAAGGTAAAATCTTCCTCAATGGAAAGGATATAACCAATAGGTCACCAAGGGAGCTCTACGACTTGGGAATGGCTCACATACCAGAGGATAGGATAAGATTGGGTCTTGTTGTTGACATGAGCGTAACTGAGAATTCTATACTAGGGCTTCACTGGAGAGAAAAGTTTAGGGGTCCATTGAGCTCAATAAAATGGAGCAAAGTGAGGGAGCACGCAAAGGCCTTGGTGGAGAAGTTTGAAGTATCTGTTCCGAGTTTGGAAGCCCCAGCTAAGAGTTTGAGTGGAGGAAACCAGCAGAAGCTCATAGTGGCGAGAGAGGTGAGCAAGGAGCCGGAATTCATACTCGCATCGCAACCTACAAGGGGAGTTGATGTCGCTTCGACGGAGTACATAAGGAACTATCTCGTCAAGCTCAGGAATGAGAACAAGGCCGTTCTTTTGGTCTCTGCTGATTTAGATGAGGTTACGCAACTGAGCGATAGGATGGCAATAATCTATGAGGGTGAGTTTGTGGATATA